Below is a genomic region from Salmo salar chromosome ssa11, Ssal_v3.1, whole genome shotgun sequence.
CTGGCCCGCAAATTAGTTCTTGTTTTTTCAGTATGGCCCATGCGGTGATTGAGTTTAAGTGATCATTATCCGATGTGGATAACATGGAGAACCATAACTGTGTCTGGTCCTGTCCTCCTCCACAGAGAACTACACCCTCCTGTCCCGTGTGAGGAACAAGCCCTACGATGTGTTTGGCTGCTGGCTGAACGAAACCCACCTCATCTCTGGTAACCTGCACTGGATTGGCAACAtgacctcctgctctgtgctctgGCTCAACAAAGCCTTTCAGGTCGGTCCCatacatggtcaaaatgttatgtttgataGAGGACAACAGTTATTGAACAATTTATATAGTGACCATTTTGACTGGATCATTGTATGACTGGTCAAACTGAGCTAAATTGTGGATGTTTCGCACAGAATTAATGTGAATTAATCCGTTTCTTTGTCTGGAGATTTGGTCCATGTCAGCTCTCCCCTAGTCAGAGCTATCAACCCTCTAAGTATATTTGCTTAGATTCCTTCCAGTCTAATGATCTGTATGTATTTCACTGTGCCATGTGTGTTCATGCATGATCCTTTCTCTCCCCAGGATGTGGAGTCTGAAAATGTCAACGTGGTCAAGCGGCTCTTTAAGATCCAGAACATCAACGCCAGCACCATCCGCACCGTGATGGTGGCCCACTGCCGGCGCCACGACTCCCCAGACCTGCTGCTGGACTACGAGGCCCAGGCTCAGAGCCAGCCCCTGAGTCACCAACCCCAGCTCTTTGACCTGGGCACCACTGACagcgaggaggacgaggaggacgaCGAAGAGCGCCGGAGGGAGATGAGACTGCAGGGTCTGTCAACAGCCCACCTCCCTCAGCTCACCCCCTCTGGGCTGGAGCATGTCATACAGGTGAGCACTCCCAAAGGTTGTGTGTTACAGTAGAGAAGGCCAGTATGAAAACATGGATTTCTGTGTAACAAATGGAAACTCTACAAAATAGTCATTTGTCCACATGCACTTTATGACTTCATCTCGATGAGGAATGGACATTATTTCACTATTCGGCTAGTTGAAATTACAaaaaatgtaatataaatgtATGTTCTGGATTCTCTTGACCAATCAAAATGACAGAAATGCACATGGCAGAGAACAGGCTGCTTTTCTCTGCTAGTGAGAAGTCAGATTTTTACCATGATGGAACTGATTCAGTTAAGGTTTTCTGGTGAGTGTTTTGCATTGATCGGTCTCAGGTCTTGTGCAAACTCTGTTAGGTGCGCGTCTGTAATTGCCATTTGGAACGGGAAAAATAGCATACCAATGTCAGGGCAGACTGGGGGGCTAATGCCGCGTTCACGTGCTCCTCAGAACTTCCCATTTCCTAGTTGTGATGTCGCAAATGTGATTGTTTCATTCATATGCATTTTGTCAGGGACAATTCTTCAACCAATAAGATTCTAGCAAACTTGATAAGCTAGGTAACATTTCTAATAATAAAGTTAGCTTGCTTCACATTGACAATATGGTCAAACTAGCTACATCATCCATATCGATTAGGTTGTAGCAGTCAAAATGTTTCATTTTTTGGGGTTGAAAAAGTCAGTGGTGACACGTCGCAACTCGGTCCACTTATAATTCTGATTTGGAGGGTCGTTCAAGTGAAACTTCCCTGTTGGAACTAGGAATTTCCGATAACTCCGATAGCATGTGAACGTGATATAAATGCGCAGCAGTAGCTCAACGCACGTTATAAAAACTACAttcaaaatgttttattaaaggCGCAGTGCAGTCAAATGTGATTTACTGTcttttatatacactgagtgtacaaaacattaatattgagttgcatccccgtttgccctcagaacagcctcaattcgtcagggcatggactttacaaggtgtcgaaagcattccacagggatgctcgcccatgttgactccaatgcttcccaaggttgtgtcaagttggctggatgtcttttggataGTGGACCAGTCTTGATACTCAagctggtgcgcctggcacctacagtACTAGCATACCCCCTTCAAAgggacttaaatcttttgtcttgcccattcaatctctgaatggcacacatacacaatccatgtctcgtgGCTTAataatcctttaacctgtctcttccccttctacactgatttgaagtggatttaataagggatcatagctttcacctggtcagtctgtcatgcaAAGAGCATGTTGTTcctgatgttttgtacactcaatgtatattTCCACAataatgaggttggaataatactgcaAAAATGATGATCCCTTTTGgtgaaagagctgtttgaaaatgccgcttgacatttcagcctgttttgatgAGATGGAGTTTTTGCCTGTCTTGTGATGTCACCAGCCGGTAAATTCATTAATAGACCGATAAgaaagttccaaacctctctgccaataacatctCATTTTCAgtcttcccctccccactcagaccactctgacagtcctagcaaaattcatgcttgagaaattgctctttgctgagAAGCTAattgtgtttcttttgttttcaattaaaatggtcaaattcacagtAAGGTACCTGACGCGGCAATCTGCAGTAGAAACGAAAACAAAGCTGTCTCCCtggttcagtaaaaagctgatggCTGGGCCTggtgaaatgtaaccactcaagtTCATagagagctatggatgcaaggactgaccatccattatatcaaaatgatagttttaaccatgttttgaggctatagttTGTAAGaaattgtaaacaaacattggagtaaaacaagcttatattttgggttctgatgggtaaTGACAGTTGAAccaagctcatgaggcatttatacgtTTTTACATATTCTTTTAAAAATCAATGAGTATAATTAAttcataagtccaaaaatggatgtagcaactttAATTGTTATCCAGAAATTATTTGACTTTGAGATAAaaagtccaatgcagccatttaaGTATTTCAAATGTCATGGTATATCCTTTTAGGTAACAATGTCACAAGGGTAATTACATTTGTAACAACTTTTTCATTGTCAAAATAGggcccaaaaaataaaaaaaattatcacCCACTCAAGTAATCCAATACTAACATCTATTAGGATATTTGATGAACCCTGCCCATCCCTAATCTTGATTTGATATTTGCTGATCTtttcacccctctccctctggtgCCCTCAGGGTCGTAACAGTGAGGCCTCAGAGGCGAGGGAGCTGGAGACCAAGTGGGCCCGGCTCATGGCTAGAGCCCACACCAAGGCCCCAGACCCCAACGTGCTCTCCTCGGCCCCTGGGGACGAAGAGGATAAGACCTACCTGCTCTTCACCACCGGCAGCCTTACCTACTCCCCCCACCAGATCGGCATCAAGCGGATCATGCCTGACCAGATGACCACGTCTGGGCCTGTCCTGGGGGAGGAGCGCAGCACTGACGAGTTCTTTGACTCTCTGGACCATGTGATCGACATTCACGGCCACATCATCGGCATGGGCCTGTCTCCAGACCACAGGTGAGTGAGTGTTGGTCATGAGTAGCAGTGTGAAGAGGCGGATAACTTGGTTGCATGGCTACGGGGCAAAGATGCGGCAGGAGGAGTGTACCTGAAACCCCTTGAATGACTGTCATAGTAACTATTTGTCTTGCAAAATCACCTTGCTTTCCTCACTTTGTTTTTAATGCTGAACAAGTACACCTTTAACAAGTATGTccatgctgttgtctgtctgtccaggTATCTGTATGTGAACAGTCGGGCGTGGCCGGCGGGCTGCGTGATCTCTGACCCCATGTCTCCGCCCCCCATTGCCGAGGAGATCGACCTGCACGTTATTGACCTGAAAAGCCTGCGGGAGGAGAGACGGAGCCTGAGGGCCCACCGAGCCTTCACGCCCAACGACGAGTGCTTCTTCATCTTCCTGGACGTCAGCAGAGACTTTGTGGCTAGGTACGCATGTCAAGTCTGCTCTAACATTTACATGCAGTATGGGGTCGCTATGGTTGTGTTTTATAAAGAATTTCAGATCCCTTTTTAAAAGTTGTCTGTGTAAATATATTGGGCGTTTGTGTCCGATACTAACAGGGAGAAATTGTGTGGATTATATTAAGGAGATGTCTTACCATATGCAGATTTTCTCATTTGATAACACCATAATCCTGTTCAGAATTAGTTTTATGACGTTGACCTGAGCACAGAAATCACCTACTTTAGTCATTCACCAGTAACTGGTCTATCGCTCTCCCCCTAGTGGCGCAGAGGACAAACACGGTTACATCTGGGACCGCCACTACAACATCTGCCTGGCGCGGCTGCAGCATGACGACGTGGTCAACTCTGTGGCCTTCAGCCCGGCCGACCAGGAGCTGCTGCTCTCCGCCAGCGACGACTCCACCATCAAGGTGTGGCGCTCGCCACGCATGGTCCGCCTGGCCCAGACGCCCGCCCGCCCCCCGCGCCCACGCAGCCTCCTCTCCTGGCTGGGCCGCAACAAGAAGACCACCTCTGTCAACGGGAAACCCTGAGACAGGTGGAAGGGGACTGGAGATAGTGGGGGGGAAAGACTCATGGGTGACGCACTCTCCAGTAGTTATCTTCAGTGTGGGCAAATCACACTTTTACCTTGAACTCACTGTGTTATGGCTGCCTACACAATGTGGTACATATGACATCACTAATCACCAAGGACGTGTGAGAGCTGGGGTAAGCCAGAAGGAGGTGCAACAGTCCTCTCCATAAATTTCATTATTTAAGGTGACACCTAGCAAGGTGAAGATCATACTGTACAGACAAGTTCCTCCTAGACCTTTGCAgagtctgggggggggggcattcatTTGATATAATGGTCATGTTTCCAATTATTGAATGAACTACTAGAGAAGAAACATTGGAGAGGACTTCAGGAGAGAAAATGATAGTTTGTTCActaaaggaagaggagagatgtGGACACTCAAATATGGTCAAAGATCACCCCATTTCTTGTCTTCGGTTTTTAAGTATTTTGCTCTGTGTCAATACGAGTGATTTATATATATTCTTTCACGTTTTTTTATGTTGGGTTGTACCATCACATCAGTGATGTCCTCAGATCTGCAATCATGATATCTGAAATGACCTCTCATTGGAGGTAAGGTAACTACAACCTATCCCAGCTTTCGTCATGCATAAAAACATGTTGTAAAAGTTTGTTTTTAAATGTcttagtttttttttgttttttcacTGGCTATTCTGCAACTTTCCGCCAGCTTTGAGTGACcttttttttgtaataaataagAAATTCCTATCACTTTCATGATGGGTTCAATCTGCGAGTTCCTTGTCTTCAGTTATGATCAGAGCCAAACACACAAGTACTCAACCAAAGACAGATTCAACATATTAAATTACCACAATTTCTTTAGGACAGATGCAAAATAGGTTTCATTGTCAAAAGATCCATTATGTCTCAGGTAGTTTGTATTTTctccacagtcagtcagtcatttagctgtatCAGCTATAGGACTGGCAGTCATGAAATTTAGTCAGCTGGTTGTCATGCAAATGACTGCTTTTCTCATGGTAATGGTCTGTTAATTAAACACGTTGTTTTCATGGAGATGCAAGCCTTTGGAACGTCtacgtaaaaaaaaaagtaaaatccattta
It encodes:
- the LOC106563306 gene encoding F-box/WD repeat-containing protein 5 translates to MDDGPALPDSLVLEIFLRLPHDTVLSAGLACRQWLAVSRDEFLWRELFYSYYRIPRSVPRHPASLSWYREFKRLFDCIPCVEVQTLKEHHDQVLHLAFSHRGHRFSSCSKDCTVKLWDTERLDGTITMVHSSSMRQFNWGYTQFSQFNADDTLLLVSGVYLGSHHSSSGEIAVISLENYTLLSRVRNKPYDVFGCWLNETHLISGNLHWIGNMTSCSVLWLNKAFQDVESENVNVVKRLFKIQNINASTIRTVMVAHCRRHDSPDLLLDYEAQAQSQPLSHQPQLFDLGTTDSEEDEEDDEERRREMRLQGLSTAHLPQLTPSGLEHVIQGRNSEASEARELETKWARLMARAHTKAPDPNVLSSAPGDEEDKTYLLFTTGSLTYSPHQIGIKRIMPDQMTTSGPVLGEERSTDEFFDSLDHVIDIHGHIIGMGLSPDHRYLYVNSRAWPAGCVISDPMSPPPIAEEIDLHVIDLKSLREERRSLRAHRAFTPNDECFFIFLDVSRDFVASGAEDKHGYIWDRHYNICLARLQHDDVVNSVAFSPADQELLLSASDDSTIKVWRSPRMVRLAQTPARPPRPRSLLSWLGRNKKTTSVNGKP